One Nicotiana tomentosiformis chromosome 4, ASM39032v3, whole genome shotgun sequence genomic window carries:
- the LOC104111940 gene encoding thioredoxin-like protein CDSP32, chloroplastic translates to MATLSNFLLKPSPDLVSITKISPSFYCNFPTNQSFDKSTNLRTRRSLLVTKATAASGVEKKANKDERVVKVNSKEELDEALSKAKNRLVVVEFAGKDSERSKNIYPFMVNLSKTCNDVDFLLVIGDETEKTKELCRREKIDKVPHFNFYKSMEKIHEEEGIGPDQLVGDVLYYGDNHSEVVQLHSREDVEKLIQDHKIDQKLIVLDVGLKHCGPCVKVYPTVIKLSRQMADTVVFARMNGDENESCMQFLKDMEVVEVPTFLFIREGEICGRYVGSGKGELIGEILRYQGVRVTY, encoded by the exons ATGGCTACCCTCAGTAATTTTTTGCTCAAACCATCTCCAGATCTTGTTTCTATTACCAAAATTAGCCCTTCATTTTACTGCAATTTTCCTACTAATCAATCATTCGACAAGTCCACAAACCTCAGAACAAGAAGATCTTTATTAGTTACAAAGGCTACAGCAGCATCAGGTGTAGAGAAAAAGGCAAACAAAGATGAAAGAGTGGTAAAAGTGAATAGTAAGGAGGAATTAGACGAAGCCCTTAGCAAAGCCAAAAATAGGCTAGTTGTGGTGGAATTTGCAGGGAAAGACAGTGAACGTTCGAAAAATATTTACCCTTTTATGGTAAACCTAAGTAAGACATGCAACGACGTTGATTTCTTGCTAGTGATTGGTGATGAAACGGAGAAGACAAAGGAACTCTGCCGCAGAGAAAAGATAGATAAG GTACCACATTTCAACTTTTACAAAAGCATGGAAAAGATCCACGAGGAAGAAGGAATAGGTCCAGATCAACTAGTCGGAGACGTACTCTACTACGGCGACAACCATTCTGAAGTGGTACAACTCCACAGTAGAGAAGACGTAGAAAAACTAATTCAAGACCACAAAATTGATCAAAAACTAATAGTTCTTGATGTGGGATTGAAACACTGTGGGCCATGTGTTAAAGTTTATCCAACGGTGATTAAGCTATCAAGGCAAATGGCTGATACAGTTGTATTTGCAAGAATGAACGGTGATGAGAATGAGAGTTGCATGCAATTTTTGAAGGATATGGAAGTAGTTGAAGTGCCAACGTTTTTGTTTATAAGAGAAGGGGAGATTTGTGGAAGATATGTTGGATCTGGGAAAGGAGAACTTATTGGAGAAATTCTTAGATACCAAGGAGTAAGGGTTACTTATTAA